A stretch of Stenotrophomonas indicatrix DNA encodes these proteins:
- a CDS encoding RHS repeat-associated core domain-containing protein encodes MDTVVAAQADAPRRRGTKFKLTCRQICELSVAKGPLDGKQGRGGHRPSTTRRPRKALPRLGRQMGRLSAVKLNGAVATEYRYNDLGQQIPRKAEGASALNLYDERGQWMGEYDQTGVARQQVIWLDNLPVGLLSESALYYVQPDHLGTPRVVVDPARDVAVWSWDMKGEAFGATAPNEDPDQDGSLFEFAMRFPGQLYEGVSGLSQNYYRDYDPSAGRYVQSDPIGIAGGIGTYGYAENSPIQLSDRFGLASCYYSIRDERMECFPSTEGKQYLSIRVASGNNGGGMQCKNNLACTSLQGRGPIPTGKWNWTSTWTSKPNGRALEPAPETNTFGRSLIRSHSCANAFGPSLGPHFCSEGCVTGAAADLKKLNELIDDEPGSTLQVMDQFTRLPPRFW; translated from the coding sequence ATGGATACGGTTGTTGCGGCGCAGGCAGATGCCCCGCGCCGGCGAGGCACCAAGTTTAAGCTGACCTGCCGCCAAATCTGCGAACTGAGCGTGGCCAAGGGCCCGCTCGACGGCAAGCAGGGGAGGGGGGGGCATCGCCCCTCGACCACCCGCAGACCCCGGAAAGCCTTACCGCGTCTTGGACGGCAAATGGGTCGCTTGAGTGCGGTGAAGCTAAACGGCGCGGTTGCTACGGAATACCGCTACAACGATCTTGGTCAGCAGATTCCTCGGAAGGCCGAAGGTGCTTCAGCCCTGAATCTCTACGACGAGCGCGGGCAATGGATGGGGGAATACGACCAGACGGGTGTTGCGCGTCAGCAGGTAATCTGGTTGGACAACCTTCCCGTCGGATTGCTGAGCGAGAGTGCCCTTTACTATGTCCAGCCGGATCATCTGGGTACCCCTCGCGTTGTCGTTGACCCAGCCCGTGACGTGGCGGTTTGGAGTTGGGATATGAAGGGGGAGGCGTTCGGTGCAACGGCCCCAAATGAGGATCCTGACCAGGACGGCAGTCTGTTTGAGTTTGCGATGCGCTTCCCTGGGCAGCTCTATGAAGGTGTTTCTGGTCTTAGCCAGAACTACTATCGTGACTACGATCCGTCTGCTGGACGCTATGTGCAGAGCGATCCCATCGGAATTGCGGGTGGCATTGGAACCTACGGATACGCCGAGAATTCGCCCATCCAGCTTAGTGACAGATTTGGTCTCGCTAGCTGCTATTACTCGATCCGGGATGAGCGAATGGAGTGCTTCCCGTCGACAGAAGGAAAGCAATACCTTTCGATCAGGGTTGCCTCTGGAAACAATGGGGGCGGGATGCAGTGCAAGAACAACCTGGCTTGTACAAGCCTCCAAGGACGTGGCCCTATTCCGACAGGTAAGTGGAACTGGACAAGTACCTGGACCAGCAAGCCCAATGGCCGAGCTTTGGAGCCTGCTCCAGAAACCAATACCTTTGGCCGATCCCTGATAAGGTCGCACAGCTGTGCAAACGCCTTTGGTCCGTCGCTGGGCCCGCACTTCTGTTCCGAGGGGTGCGTGACAGGTGCTGCCGCCGACCTGAAAAAGCTCAATGAGCTAATCGACGATGAGCCAGGGAGTACTCTGCAGGTGATGGATCAGTTTACGCGTCTTCCCCCAAGATTCTGGTGA
- a CDS encoding Imm57 family immunity protein — MKTTVLISCFVLCVLYGSSVSARPLAERLAADMEMAEHSILASLVVHKSSESKSLCSQTPYACVGADGAELGLALIGGSRSPAAPRNLVELSRFRMDGALSEDYKCYVAAQGNSMVQAASRLDARKLAGQCLSELAAFKRRAGGAKFDVAPENICSSVADIQSSLRDVVRLAKAGSDCDGV; from the coding sequence ATGAAAACCACTGTGCTGATTTCGTGCTTCGTCCTTTGTGTTCTATATGGCTCCTCGGTGTCCGCCCGGCCGCTGGCAGAAAGACTTGCGGCAGACATGGAGATGGCCGAACACTCTATTCTTGCCTCGCTGGTAGTGCACAAGAGTTCCGAGAGCAAGTCACTGTGCTCTCAGACGCCATATGCATGTGTAGGAGCTGACGGTGCTGAGCTTGGTCTTGCCTTGATAGGGGGCAGTAGGAGTCCGGCTGCCCCTCGGAACTTGGTTGAACTGTCCCGCTTCCGTATGGACGGAGCGCTCTCCGAAGACTACAAGTGCTACGTCGCCGCGCAGGGCAATTCAATGGTTCAGGCTGCGTCGAGGCTGGATGCCAGGAAGCTGGCAGGTCAATGCCTCTCCGAACTTGCTGCTTTCAAGCGTCGGGCGGGCGGGGCGAAATTCGACGTGGCGCCTGAGAACATCTGTAGCTCAGTCGCGGACATCCAGAGTTCCCTGCGTGACGTGGTCAGGCTCGCCAAGGCTGGTAGTGACTGCGATGGCGTCTGA
- a CDS encoding barstar family protein, producing MTVFLQINGTAIVDIPSLYAEINRIFMAGEAWQLGPSLDGLDDLLYGGYGALAGHETATLVWRDIDRSREALGLEATRAWLEDKLRQPGTFNAETIGRQLDALQRGEGQTYFDIVMEIFASHPNVALVCA from the coding sequence ATGACCGTATTCCTGCAGATCAATGGCACCGCCATTGTTGATATCCCCAGCCTCTATGCGGAGATCAACCGGATATTCATGGCCGGCGAAGCCTGGCAGCTCGGGCCCAGTCTCGATGGGCTGGACGATCTGCTGTACGGCGGTTACGGCGCGCTGGCCGGGCACGAAACCGCCACGCTGGTCTGGCGCGACATCGACCGCAGCCGCGAGGCACTGGGATTGGAGGCCACGCGCGCGTGGCTGGAAGACAAGCTGCGGCAGCCGGGTACGTTCAATGCCGAAACCATCGGCCGCCAGCTGGACGCCCTGCAACGTGGCGAGGGGCAGACCTACTTCGACATCGTGATGGAGATCTTCGCCAGCCACCCGAACGTTGCACTGGTGTGCGCCTGA
- a CDS encoding ShlB/FhaC/HecB family hemolysin secretion/activation protein, with translation MAFSVAAQQVGDPGAQELLRQQERERVLREQQESRPDVRLESRQDEQGERLPTQEQPCVRIDRIVLEGEGAKGFQWALAAADPREDPASGRCLGTEGINVVMKRVQNAIIARGYVTTRVLSAPQDLNTGTLTLSVVPGRFREAVFTESDGRHPAIANALPIRSGGLLNLRDIEQGLENLQRVPTVTADIKIAPADGEGAAPGQSDLNIDWKQRSPVRASLTLDDAGSQGTGKLQANATLSLDNPLGLNELFYVSAGRGVFNGKGKDTNSWTAHYDVPYGYWLFGATASAYDYSQTVVGAYESYDYSGRSGNAEARVDRLLLRNAKTKLGIYGRGWQRTSKNYIDDTEIEVQRRRTSGWELGLTHKQFIGAATLDATLAYRRGTGAFHALRSPEEMAQAWDPTLPLEGTSRMKLITADAQFSVPFQLGKQRLRYTAAWRAQWNCTPLSPQDRFAIGGRYTVRGFDGESSLSGERGWSLRNDLSLGIGGGQEFYVAADYGRIGGPSAQWQSGRDLAGMALGLRGGWQQLSWDGFVGSALHKPSNFPTDYTTFGFSLAWRY, from the coding sequence ATGGCCTTCAGTGTTGCTGCCCAGCAGGTGGGTGACCCGGGCGCGCAGGAGCTGCTGCGCCAGCAGGAACGAGAACGCGTGCTGCGCGAGCAGCAGGAGAGCCGGCCCGATGTACGCCTGGAGAGCCGCCAGGATGAACAGGGGGAGCGCCTGCCGACGCAGGAGCAGCCCTGCGTGCGTATTGATCGCATCGTGCTGGAGGGCGAGGGAGCCAAGGGCTTCCAGTGGGCATTGGCCGCAGCCGATCCGCGCGAAGATCCCGCCAGCGGCCGCTGCCTGGGCACTGAAGGCATCAACGTGGTGATGAAGCGCGTGCAGAACGCGATCATCGCGCGCGGCTATGTCACCACCCGCGTGCTGTCGGCCCCGCAGGATCTGAATACCGGCACGCTGACACTGTCGGTGGTGCCCGGGCGATTCCGCGAGGCGGTGTTCACCGAGTCGGATGGGCGGCATCCGGCCATCGCCAATGCGCTGCCGATCCGCAGTGGCGGCCTGTTGAACCTGCGCGACATCGAGCAGGGGCTGGAGAACCTGCAGCGCGTGCCCACCGTCACTGCTGACATCAAGATCGCACCTGCGGACGGCGAAGGAGCCGCGCCCGGGCAGAGCGACCTGAACATCGACTGGAAACAGCGTTCGCCGGTGCGTGCCAGCCTGACCCTGGACGATGCAGGCAGCCAGGGCACCGGCAAGCTGCAGGCCAACGCCACGCTGTCGTTGGACAACCCGCTGGGTCTGAACGAGCTGTTCTACGTCAGCGCGGGGCGCGGCGTGTTCAATGGCAAAGGCAAGGACACCAACAGCTGGACCGCGCACTACGACGTGCCCTACGGCTACTGGCTGTTCGGCGCCACGGCCAGTGCCTACGACTACAGCCAGACCGTGGTGGGCGCGTACGAAAGCTATGACTACAGCGGCCGCAGCGGCAACGCCGAGGCACGCGTGGATCGCCTGCTGCTGCGCAATGCCAAGACCAAGCTGGGCATCTACGGCCGCGGCTGGCAGCGCACGTCGAAGAACTACATCGACGATACCGAGATCGAGGTACAGCGTCGCCGTACCTCGGGCTGGGAGCTCGGCCTGACCCACAAGCAGTTCATCGGCGCGGCTACGCTTGATGCCACGCTGGCATACCGGCGCGGCACCGGCGCCTTCCATGCACTGCGCTCCCCGGAAGAGATGGCCCAGGCGTGGGATCCGACGCTGCCGTTGGAAGGCACCTCGCGGATGAAGCTGATCACGGCTGACGCGCAGTTCAGCGTGCCGTTCCAGCTAGGCAAGCAGCGCCTGCGCTACACCGCTGCCTGGCGCGCGCAGTGGAACTGCACACCATTGTCGCCCCAGGATCGCTTTGCGATCGGCGGCCGCTACACGGTGCGTGGCTTTGATGGCGAAAGCTCGCTCAGCGGCGAGCGTGGCTGGTCGCTGCGCAACGACCTGTCGCTGGGTATCGGCGGAGGCCAGGAGTTCTACGTCGCCGCCGACTACGGCCGCATCGGCGGGCCATCGGCGCAATGGCAATCCGGCCGGGATCTGGCCGGCATGGCATTGGGCCTGCGCGGCGGCTGGCAGCAGCTTTCCTGGGACGGCTTCGTGGGCTCGGCCCTGCATAAGCCCTCCAACTTCCCGACTGACTACACCACCTTCGGCTTCAGCCTGGCGTGGCGCTACTGA